In Nocardioides nitrophenolicus, the genomic window CCTACGCTCCGCAGGCCATCCTGGCGACCTGGGGCCGGCACTTCGCGCCCGGGCGCCTGGTGTTCGTGTGCGCCGACCCGGCCGACCGCTGGTTCAACCACCGCACCTTCGAGGCGCTGCTCGGCGTCGACGGCGTGCTGGAGCCGCAGCCGGTGGCGAACTCGTCGCCGCCGTACGCCGAGATCGAGATGCTGCGCCACCTCAACCTCGCGCGCCGGAACCGCCGGGACGAGCACGACCACTGGCCCCGGGTGCTCCGCCGGGTCGGGCGGCGGATGGGCGACGCACCGCCGCCGTCGGTGAGCGGCGACCGGCTCCTGCTGTCGCGCGAGGTCGTCGAGCGGGTCAACGACGCCACCCGCACCTCGATCGCCGCGCTCGAGGCGTCCGACGCGATCGTCGTCGGCGACCCGGCGCACCTGCTCTCCGACCCCGACCGGCACCCGGTCGACCTCGCCGCACCGACCGCCATCAGCCTCGAGACGGCCGGGTGGTTCGGGAGCACCGTCGGCGAGCTGGCGGCGGCCGAGCTCGACGAGCGCTCCCGCGAGCGGATCCGGCGGCTGGAGGCGGAGGTCGAGCGGCTCACCGCGCTGCACCGGGCCGGCCGACGTACGCCGGTCCGGGACATGCTGCGCCGGATCGCGGGCCGGCAGTCCTAGGCTGTCGCCATGGCAGTCAGGGTCGACCTCAACATCTCGCTCGACGGCTTCGCGACCACGACCGACCAGACGCCCGAGAACCCGTTCGGCGACGACTGGCCGCGACTGACCGGCGCCTATGTCGCCACCCGGACCTTCCGCGAGCGGGTGCTCCACGACACGTCCGGCGCGGGCACCACCGGCGTCGACGACGCCTACGCACAGGCCTACTTCGCCGAGCTCGGTGCCGAGATCATGGGCGCCGGCATGTTCGGGCTGCACGACTTCCCCGACGACCCCGACTGGCGCGGCTGGTGGGGCGACGAGCCGCCGTTCCGGATCCCCGTCTTCGTGCTGACCCATGGTGCCCCGCGCCCGCCCATCGAGATGGCCGGCGGCACCACCTTCCACTTCCTCTCCGCGACCCCTCGCGAGGCGCTCCACCGCGCGCTCGAGGTCGCCGACGGCAAGGACGTCCGGGTCGGTGGTGGGGCGAGCGTGGTCCGCGACTTCCTCGCGGCCGGGCTGGTCGACCAGCTCCACGTCGCGATCGCGCCGATCCTGCTGGGGCGCGGGATCCGGCTCTGGGACGACCTGCGTGGGCTCGAGTCGGGCTATGACGTCGTCACCGAGACCGCCGAGAGCGGCACGGTCCACGTCACCTTCCGCCGGTAGCCGGCGGGCCGGCCGGTCACGCCGGTCACGCCGGTGAGGCCGGTTCCAGCGCCGGGTCCTCGACCGTGCGCCGTGGGCGCTCGACGGTGATCACGACGGCGACGGCGGCCACGATCACCAGGCCGCCGACGAGGACGGCCCGGGTGACCGGCTCGTCGAGGATCGCCCAGCCGAGGAGTACCGCGACGACCGGGTTGACGTAGGCGTAGGTCGCGACGAGGCTGATCGGCGCGTTCGAGAGCAGCCAGACGTACGCCGTGAAGGCCACCATCGACCCGATCACGACGAGATAGGCCCAGGCCAGCCAGGCCCGCGCGTCGTACGCGAGCGGCGTGGGCGACTCCCCCAGCACCAGCCCTAGCGCCACCATCATCACGCCGCCCGTCCACATCTCGTGGACGGCGACCACGAACGGGTTCTCCGGCAGGGTGAGGCGCGGCTGCACCCAGGAGCCGAACGCCCAGAAACCGCTCGCCGCGAGCACGAACGCCGCCCCCACGATCGGCACGTCGCCCTGGTCGCGGCCGCCGAGCACCAGCCAGGCGAGGCCGGCGAAGCCCAGCAGCACGCCCAGCACCGACCAGCCGCGCGGCCGGTCGCCGCTGCCGACCCGGTAGGCGACGACCCACAGTGGCACGGCCGCGACCAGCAGCGCCGCCACCCCGCTCGGCGCGCCCTTGCTCTCCCCGACCGCCACCAGGCCGTTGCCGAGCAGCGGCAGCAGCAGCCCGAGGGTGGCCGCGCCCAGCAGCTGGGCGCGACTGACGCCCAGTCGCACGCCCCGCAGCCGCAGCACCACGCTGAGCAGCAGGCCGGCCGCCACGAACCGGGCGCCCATGCTCGTCAGCGGCGGCATCTCCTCGACCACCACGCGGATGCCGAGATAGGTGGAGCCCCAGACGACGTACACGATCGCGAGCGCCGTCACGACCATGCCGAGCCGAGCCTGTCTGTTCATCGCACCCCTGCCTGCCTCATCGCTCACCCTGACGACGACAACCGGACGGCGCCAGTCGATATTGCGTCACCGCCGGGGATTGGCAGCGGGTCGACGCAGCATGGCAGTTACTCGATGACTCCTGAACCCGGGCGCTCATCAGCCGGGTGCGCGCCCGCTGCCGGGCCACGCGATGCGGATCCGCAGCACCTCGCAGGTGTGCAGGCGGAGCAGCACCAGGCCGCGCCCGCGCTCCTCGGGCAGGGAGCCGGCCTTGACCCGGCCGTACCGGGTGAAGATCGCGGTCGCACCGGCCTCCCAGTCGCCGGGCGCATAGGCCAGGCGGTCGACCCGGCCCCGTTCGACTGGGAACTCGTCGACCAGGTGCGCCCCCTCCCGGGCCAGGTCGCGACCGTACGGCAGCCAGAGACCGTCGGCGAGCGACGGATCGTGCCCGTCGGTCAGCCTCAGCCGCAGCAGGCCGAGCGCGTCGGGATGCCTGTGCGGGTACCGGAACTCGGGCGCACTCACGGCGCCGCCTCTCGTCGCGCCCGTCGCGGCGCCGGACGCGCCGCGGGAGCTTCGTGCTCAACGGTACGCCGGGGACGCCACCTCGCCGCCCGGTAGCGCCTGACCAGCACGCCCGCCGGAACTCTCCGTCGCCGTGCGGGACTGACCCCGGCCGGCGCGGGTAGTGCCGGTGCAGTCGGCGTACGGCCCTGGGGACGTTCGGGCATCCGTCGGCGAGGCCCTGGCTGGGGAGGTGGGCTCCCAGGCACCGGCTGGGGTCGACCCTCCTTCCCACTCTTCCCGAGCCCGGGCCTCGGGTGCTTTCATTGCCGGACAGGGGCATGCGCCCCTCTCGGGGTGCCGAAGGTGCGAGCGAGCCTGGAGGAAGCCGGTGGCCGGACAGTCGATCCCGTCGCACGGGTCCCCGCGGGCCGGGCGGTTCACCCACGACGTCACCACGGGCACTTGGAAGTGGGACGACGAGGTGTTCCGAATCCACGGCATGGAGCCGGGCGACCTCGAGCCGACGACCGAGTACGTCCTGGGGTGTGCCGCGCCCGAGGACCGCGAGCGGATCGCCGAGGTCCTGATCCGCTCCACGACGACCGGCGAGCCGTTCAGCGTCTGCTACCTCCTGGCCGCCGAGGACGACGTCGAACGGCGCGTCGTCCTCGTGTCCGAGGGCGGCGTGTGCGACCCGAGCACCGAGGTCCCGGTGACCCAGCTGGACGGCTACTACGTCGACCTGACCGACGACTTCGCGCAGGTCGCGAGCGAGGAGGCCCGGGAGGCGGTCGCGGCGTCGGCGGAGCACCGGGCCGCGATCGAGCAGGCCAAGGGCAGCCTGATGCTGGCCTACGGGCTCGACGCCGACCAGGCGTTCGCGATGCTGCGCTGGTGGTCGCGCAGCAAGAACATGAAGGTCCGCGACCTCGCCGAGCACCTCACCCAGGTCGCCAGCAACGGCGACCTCACCGACCAGCCCCTGCGCCGCACGATGGACAACCTGCTCTACGACGGCGCCGCGCCGGGACCCGAGTCGACGCCCTAGTCTCCTAGGCTCGCGCCGTGCCCCTCGTGACCCGGCGGACCTGGACCCGGGCCGCCGGTGTCGTCCCGTTGACGGCGCTGGCGGCGATCGCAGCCTGCGTCGGCGCCGTCCTCCTGACGGCGGGCGCGAGCCACCCGACCCAGCTCCTCGTGGCGGTTGCCACCCTGGTCGCCGGGGCGCTCGCCGTGCTCGTGGCGGCGCGCACCCTCGCGCCGGACGCCGTCCATCGCGGGGTGGGGGCCGCACGCGCGGCCTGGGCACGCGAGGATCCCGCGGTCGAACTCGGCGCGGACGGCGCGGCCGACGCCGCGGACGCGCTGCTCGCCCTGCCTCGTGGCTGGCGGGTCGCCGCCGCGCGCGGGCGGGTCGTCGTCCCTCAGGGGAGGGTGGAGACCTGGGTGCTCCGCGCCGCCCGGGGCTCGGGGCGCTCGGACCGCCGGCGTGAGGTCGTCGTGGTCCCCGCCGCCACCGGTACCGCCCGCGCCAGCTTCGGCGACAGGCCGCACTCGTTGTCCCCCGCCTGGGCCGCGGCCGGGCAGGTGGAGGAGCCGTGGGCGACGGAGGTACGCCGCCGCATCGGGCGGCACCAGGACCTTCCGCTCGCCGTGGTGATCGGCGAGCAGCGCGTCCTCGTCATCGCCCTGGACGACCCCCGCCCCGAGACCGCGCGGGCCCGCGTCGAGCTGGCGCGCGACATCGCCGCGATCGTCGGAGCGCGGGGCTAGGCGTCGAGCGGAACCTGCTCGTGGGCGGCGGCGAAGACGGGCTCGAGTCCGGCGATCAGCTCGTCGAGCTCCTCGGCGCTCAGGGCCAGGTAGGGCGCCGTCGCGAGGGTGTCGGTGAGGTCCTCGATCCGCTGCTTGGTCGCCCGGCCCGCGTCGGTCATCGCGCCGGCGCCGTCCAGCAGCCCGCGTCGACGCAGGCCGGCGGCGACCGCCGCCAGCTCGGACTCCGGCAGATGGTGGGTGCGGCCGAAGTTCTCCAGCGTCAGGCCGACGGAGGCCGCCAGCAGCGCGTGCCCCTCCAGCCCGCCGATGCCGTGGGCCACCAGCGCGGCGATGTGGCCGTCCCCTCGATGCTCGCGCAGGAGGGTGGTCGCGTGCCACAGGCGGGCGACCGGCTCCTCGGGTACGGCGATCGCCCGGAGGCCGGCGTACAGGACGCGGCCCTCGGTCGGCGCGCTGAGCGCTGCTCGGGTGGCCAGATCGGCGACCCGGCGCAGACCCGCATCCTCGGCGACGGCGCCGAGGCGGTCCCGGAGCGCGGTGGCGCTGGCGCGCTCCCGCAGCGCTATCGCGTCCTCGGGGCTGATCCGCGTCCACACCCACGGGAGGTGCCGGGCCACCTCGCCGTCGGCGAAGTTGTAGAAAGCGGCGTGGACGACCGCGGCGGGCGCCAGGCCCAGCGGGGCCGCCCGCCCGGCGAAGTAGCCGTCCCAGAAGCCACGCATCCCGACCTCGCGGAACGCGCGGTCGACGTCAGCGGAGAAGCTGACGGTGGCGATCGGCTCGATCAGCTCGAACAGGCGTCGGACCTTCTCCGGCGGATGGGTCATCTGCTCGCTCCTCTGGTGGTCGCGGGCGCCGCCTCCGGCGCCACTCACCCCTACCACGAACGGGGAACGCCCGATACGACAGCGAGATGGTCGCGGGAGCCGCCGTCGAAGACGGGGCAAAGACCGTCAGACATCCCCGGTGCCGCCCACACGGTGATGTCACACTGAGCACTCCCATCGTGACAGGAGCGCAGTGGTGACGATCTCTCGGGTGCTGCGACTGGTGCCGGCAGCGGTGCTGGTGCTGGGTCTGTCGGCCTGCACGGACGACGACCCAGACACCGGCGACACGCCCTCGGCGAGCGCGACCGGCAGCACCGGGAGCACTCCGGAGGCCACGTCCCCAGCACCTGAGACGTCGGCACCCGAGACGCCGTCGGTGGTGCCGGCGACGGGCAAGGAGATCGGCGTCGCGACGGTAAGTATGCGGCTGACCGACGTGCCCGGCTGGCGCCTGACCAAGACCGACGTGATCGTCGTCGCCCTGCTCCACCCGGCAACAGGTGGAACCCTCAAGGTGATCGTGCAGGACTCCCCGAACCAGCCGGGTCGTGACACCGACGACGAGGCCGCGGGGTGGGAGCGGACGTTGGCGGTCGAGCCGGCGGCGCCGACGCGGGTCGCCAACCGGGTTCTGGACCAGGTGGAGTGCTTCGTGCTCGACGGGCGCACCGACGAGCTCCGTCACTACGTCGTCGGTGGGGTGGTCGGGGACAGGCACTTCCTGCTGCAGTTCCAGGTGCCGGCCGAGGTCGCCGACGGTGACCAGCTGATCGAGCAGATGCTGGCATCGATCGACATCAAGGACCGATAGGCGCCCGCGCCGCTCGTCACCCGGGCGAACTACACGTTGAAGCGGAACTCCACCGCTTTGCGTTGCAGATAGGCATGAGCGGTCCCTTCGGCGTATCGGCAAAGTCACCGCTCGCCGCGAACGTGCACGACGCGATCAGGCTCTCCCAGCCCCCTGGTCTGAACCCATCCCTTGCCATGTACGAACCCTTCCGCAATCAGGCGCCTCTCCTGCCCACGTGGCGCCCAATCTCCGCGGTACATCTGCGACAGCCGTTCGCCCGAATCCTCGAATAGATAGCAGTCCGCATAGACCTTGCCTCGATGCAGCCACTCGTGCCTGACGATCGGGCGATCGGCAAACCGCTCCAGCAGTGCCGCTCCCGCAGCGGCCAACTCCTCCGGGGCACCCTCCACCAGGAAGCCATCGACTGCTCGGCTGGTCGGAAATGAGCGATCGTGGACGCTGATCCGGTCTCCCCGGAGCTGCCACGGCGCAACTCGAGGCCCACGGAGACAAGTGCAGTGTCGGGCGCATCGACGTCGAGGACGATCAGCAGGCTGTCTTCGGTCAACTCGCCGCAGTAGGGGCGAAGACGATCGTTCAACCGCGACCGGAGTGCGACCAAGAACGCAAGTTGGCCGGCCGTCAAGGTCTCGCCCTCGAGCTCGAAGAAGGCCAGATCGTCCACGCGGCTCACGGTAGTCGAGCGCGCGGTCCCGCCCGTCACGCGATCGATGCACATCGGACTTCGGGAGAGGAGACCAACTCCCCACTTGATTGGGCGCAGTCAGTTGCTCATCCAGGACACGAACGACGCGCTGGGGCAGAACTCCACTGCTCTGCGCGGCGACGACACACTAATCTTCGGGCAGCTGATCAGACAGCCCGACCTCGAACGACAGCCGGGGACCGAGCAGCGTCATCAACCTGTCGCGGTCCTGTGACGCCACCTGGTGAAGCACGTGCGCGACGCCTTCGAGAGCTCGGACGTCGTCATCCTCGGTCGCGGACTCGTCGCGAGCCTCCACGTATCCGACGATCGCACGCAGCGCCTCAGCGAGCAGGACCTCGACCGGATCGCTCGTCATGACGGAAGACTAATGCCGTCACGACGGGGCCGTCCTCAGACGTTGAAGCGGAACTCCACCACGTCACCATCCGCCATGACGTAGTCCTTGCCCTCCATCCGCACCTTCCCGGCCTCCTTCGCCTTGGTCATCGACCCGGCGGCGACCAGGTCGTCGAACGAGACGACCTCGGCCTTGATGAAGCCCTTCTGGAAGTCGGTGTGGATGACACCGGCGGCCTCGGGGGCGGTGGCGCCCTTGGGGATGGTCCAGGCGCGCGACTCCTTGGGGCCGGCGGTGAGGTAGGTCTGCAGGCCGAGGGTGTCGAAGCCGACGCGGGCCAGCACCTCCAGCCCGGGCTCGGTGACACCAGCCTCGGCGAGGAACTCGGCGGCCTCCTCGTCGTCGAGCTCGATCAGCTCGGACTCGAACTTGGCGTCGAGGAAGATCGCCTCGGCGGGGGCGACCAGCTCGCGCATCTTGTCCTTGAGCGCGTCGTCGGAGAGCTCGTCGGCGTCGCAGTTGAAGACGTAGATGAACGGCTTGGCGGTGAGCAGCGAGAGCTCGCGCAGCAGCGAGCGGTCGATCGAGGTGGCGATGATCGGCGTACCGGCCTCGAGGGCCTCCTTGGCCTCCTTGGCGGCTTCGAGGTTGGCGACGAGCTCCTTGACCTTGCGCGCCTCCTTCTCCAGCCGTACGACGGCCTTCTCGACCGTCTCGAGGTCGGCGAGGATCAGCTCGGTCTGGATGGTGGAGATGTCGTTGCCGGGGTTGACCTCGCCGTCGACGTGGGTGACGTCCTCGTCGCGGAAGACCCGGGTGACCTGGCAGATGGCGGCGGACTCGCGAATGTGGGCGAGGAACTTGTTGCCGAGGCCCTCACCCTGCGAGGCGCCGCGGACGATGCCGGCGATGTCGACGAACTCGACGGTCGCGGGCAGGATCCGCTCGGAGCCGAAGATCTCGGCGAGCTTCGCAAGGCGCGGGTCGGGCACGCCCACCACGCCCACATTGGGCTCGATGGTGGCGAACGGGTAGTTCGCCGCGAGGACGTCGTTCTTGGTCAGCGCGTTGAAGAGCGTCGACTTGCCCGCGTTGGGGAGACCGACGATGCCGATGGTGAGTGCCACGGGCGCTGAGTCTAGGGCGGTACGACGAGGGGGCCCGAATCACCGGCCCAGGCCCCCTCGTCGTCCACCGGGAGGGGTCAGGAGCCGTAGAGCGCCCGCGCGCCGGCCGCGTCGGAGGCCTGGAACTCCAGGTCGGCCGAGCCGCCGTTGCACTGGGGGTAGTGCATGATCGAGGAGGAGTCGTACGGCGTCAGCGGCCGCCAGTTGTTGTCCTCGAAGCAGGTGCCGGCCTCGGGCCGGGTGTGCTCGTGGCGGAAGCCGAGGGTGTGGCCGAGCTCGTGGCCCAGGATGTCGCCGGGCTCCCAGGTGCCGGAGGTCCAGATCGAGTCGTCGACGAGGACGTTGCGCTGTCGCTTCGGGGTGCTGGGGAAGAAGGCCCGCGCGATGTACTGGGTCGTCGAGACCGGCTCGACGGAGAAGAGCACCGCGTTGTTGCGCGTCGTGCAGCTGCGGTCCTGCGCCGGGACGTAGACGAAGTTGATCCTCGACGACGCGGCCTCCCAGAGCCCGGCGCCGGCGCTCATCGCGGCGACGATGTCGTCGTGGCGGGTGCCGAACTTGGTACTCACGCAGTAGGTCAGGTTGGCGACCTGGGTGGCGCTCCACCGGTCGTCGGCGCCGTTGACGGTGTTGACGACCAGGCCGTTGTCCTTGGTCTTCTTGGACGCGACCATGGTGTCGTAGAAGGAGCGCAGGTCGGCGCGGTTGCTGATCGCCTCGTCGCCGTTGACGACATAGGCGCCGTCGACGTCGACGTACGTCGAGGCCTCGAACTGCTTGAACGTCGGCACGCCGCGGTGCTGTCGGCATCGGCGGCGGTCGACAGGGTCGCGCCCGCGAAGGCTGCGACCAGGCACGCGACTCCGGCGGAGATCTTGTGGATCCGGGAAGACAACATGCAAGAACCTTTCGATGGGAGGGGTGGATCGGCGCTCATCGAAACGCCGCTGCCCCACCACCGACAAGACTCAGAAACCGGCAGCGCCCGGCGTTGCAGGAATGTGAGCCGGCTCCCTCAGCCGGCCGCCGGCGGGCAGCGCCCCGACAGCGCGTAGCGCAGCAGCGCCACGTCCCCGATCGCGCGGGTCTCCACCAGCTCGGCCCGGTTGCCCGGATGCCACGGAAAGGTGCCGTCGCCGACGAAGCGACGGGCGCGGGAGTCCCCGACGAAGAAGGGCGCGACGACGAGCTGCAGCTCGTCGGCCAGCCCCGCGGTCAGGAACTGGGTGTGGACGGTTCCGCCGCCCTCGACCATCAGCCGGCGGATCCCACGGGTGGCCAGGTCGGCCACCAGGTCGGCCATCCGGACCTCCGGGCCGAGCCCGAGCACCTTGGCGTGGGCGCCGACCCGGCTCTCCAGGCCGGCGACGGTCGGGTCGGGACAGTAGACGAGCTTGTCGCCGTCGCCGGCGGTGAAGAACCGGGCGCCCGGGTCGAGGTCACCACCGCCGGTCAGGGTCACCTTGACCGGCGCCGCCGGCAGGCCGGCGGCCATCCGCTCCCGGCGGCGCCGCTCGGAGCGGATCAGCAGCCGTGGGTCGTCATTGCGCACCGTCGTCGCGCCCACCAGGATCGCGTCGCAGCCCGCCCGCACCCCGTCGACGCGGTCGAAGTCGGCGTCGTTCGAGAGCAGCAGCCGCTCCGCGCCGCCGGCGTCGAGATAGCCGTCGAGGGAGACGCAGCAGCTCAGGACGACGTACGGCCGCTGACCCATGCCGGACCTCCCTCCAGCGTCAGCAGCCCGGGCAGGGTCGCGACGAGCGACATCACGCCGTACACGACGGCGACCTCGACCCCGGAGGCCGCGCCGAGTCCGGTCGCTCCGAACACCCACGCGGCGGCGCCCTCCCGCGGCCCCCAGCCGGCGACGCTGGCCGGGATCGCCGAGGCGAGCAGGACCAGGAGCGCGAGCGCGACCAGCGGGCCGGTGCCCACCTCGACGCCCACGGTGCGGGCCGCGACGAGGAAGACCAGGACGTGGCCTCCGGCGGCGAGCGCGGAGAGCAGCAGCACCTCGGGCCACACTCCGTCGAGCGCGGCCGCGGCCTCCCGCCGCAGCGGCGCCGCGGTGGCCAGCGCGAGCACCCCGAGGGCGACCAGCACGCCCAGCACGCCGAGCACCCAGCCCCGCACCGCCCCCGGCAGCAGCGGTACGACGGCCACCACCAGTCCGGCCTGCACCACCTGGCCGCTGGCCCGGTCCCACACCACCGAGCGCAGGCCGCGCCCGAGCGCACCCGCCTGCCGTCCGCGCCGGTAGCCGCGGTGCAGGTCCCCCAGCACCCCGCCGGGCAGGGTCGCGTTGACCAGCTGGGCGCGATAGCAGCTGCGGTAGGCGTCGCGGAACGGGACCGGCACGCCGAGCCCGGTCGTCAGCAGGCTCCAGCGCCGGGCGCAGCAGGCCGTGGTCGCGGCCGTGACGACGAGCGCGACCGCCAGGCCGCGCGGGTCGGTGTGGGCCAGGCCGTCGAGGAAGGGCCGCGCGCCCAGTCGGGCCGCGAGCACGACCAGGATCGCGACCGCGGCGACCAGCCGGATCCGCGCGGCGAGCGCTCTCCTGTCGATGGTCAGCTCCTTCCCTCCCCCGTGCGTACGACGGCCGGCCCGGTCCGGTTCAGCACGCCGGCCACCAGCGCGGCCGTGTCCGCCCAGGTCCCGAGCCGGAGCCGGCGCTGCGCCGCGGCCGTCCGCCACCGGGCCCGCAGCCCGGCATCGGTCAGCCATCCCCGCAGTGCCCCGCCGAGGGCGGCCGGATCCCCCACCGGGACCAGGATTCCCGGCAGCGTCCCGTCGTCGGCCGTGCCCAGCGCCTCGGGGTGGCCGCCGACGTCGGTCGCGATCGCCGGCAGCCCGCGGCCCAGGCCCTCGGCGAGCGCCATGCCGTAGGACTCGCGGTGGGACGGCGCCAGCACCAGGTCGCTGACCGCCCGAAGCCGGTCGAGCTCGGCCGGCGAGAGCGGGCCGGTGAGCTCGACCCGCCCGACGCCGCGCAGGGCGTCGGCGACGGCCGGCTCCAGATCCGAGGCGCCGACGCACCGGCAGGTCCAGTCGAGGTCGCGGACGTCCGCGAGGGCGGCGAGCAGGTCGGCGTACCCCTTGGCGGTGGTCAGCGGGCCGACGCAGAGCAGGTTCGCGCCGGCGGCGGTGCCGGTCGCGAGCGGGCCGCGGTCGACGCCGGGGCGCGCC contains:
- a CDS encoding SCO6745 family protein; translation: MTHPPEKVRRLFELIEPIATVSFSADVDRAFREVGMRGFWDGYFAGRAAPLGLAPAAVVHAAFYNFADGEVARHLPWVWTRISPEDAIALRERASATALRDRLGAVAEDAGLRRVADLATRAALSAPTEGRVLYAGLRAIAVPEEPVARLWHATTLLREHRGDGHIAALVAHGIGGLEGHALLAASVGLTLENFGRTHHLPESELAAVAAGLRRRGLLDGAGAMTDAGRATKQRIEDLTDTLATAPYLALSAEELDELIAGLEPVFAAAHEQVPLDA
- a CDS encoding RibD family protein, with the protein product MGQRPYVVLSCCVSLDGYLDAGGAERLLLSNDADFDRVDGVRAGCDAILVGATTVRNDDPRLLIRSERRRRERMAAGLPAAPVKVTLTGGGDLDPGARFFTAGDGDKLVYCPDPTVAGLESRVGAHAKVLGLGPEVRMADLVADLATRGIRRLMVEGGGTVHTQFLTAGLADELQLVVAPFFVGDSRARRFVGDGTFPWHPGNRAELVETRAIGDVALLRYALSGRCPPAAG
- the ychF gene encoding redox-regulated ATPase YchF, whose translation is MALTIGIVGLPNAGKSTLFNALTKNDVLAANYPFATIEPNVGVVGVPDPRLAKLAEIFGSERILPATVEFVDIAGIVRGASQGEGLGNKFLAHIRESAAICQVTRVFRDEDVTHVDGEVNPGNDISTIQTELILADLETVEKAVVRLEKEARKVKELVANLEAAKEAKEALEAGTPIIATSIDRSLLRELSLLTAKPFIYVFNCDADELSDDALKDKMRELVAPAEAIFLDAKFESELIELDDEEAAEFLAEAGVTEPGLEVLARVGFDTLGLQTYLTAGPKESRAWTIPKGATAPEAAGVIHTDFQKGFIKAEVVSFDDLVAAGSMTKAKEAGKVRMEGKDYVMADGDVVEFRFNV
- a CDS encoding lysylphosphatidylglycerol synthase transmembrane domain-containing protein, whose amino-acid sequence is MGGHGRAGGRRAEPDRAGRRTHGGGKELTIDRRALAARIRLVAAVAILVVLAARLGARPFLDGLAHTDPRGLAVALVVTAATTACCARRWSLLTTGLGVPVPFRDAYRSCYRAQLVNATLPGGVLGDLHRGYRRGRQAGALGRGLRSVVWDRASGQVVQAGLVVAVVPLLPGAVRGWVLGVLGVLVALGVLALATAAPLRREAAAALDGVWPEVLLLSALAAGGHVLVFLVAARTVGVEVGTGPLVALALLVLLASAIPASVAGWGPREGAAAWVFGATGLGAASGVEVAVVYGVMSLVATLPGLLTLEGGPAWVSGRTSS
- a CDS encoding M57 family metalloprotease; translated protein: MPTFKQFEASTYVDVDGAYVVNGDEAISNRADLRSFYDTMVASKKTKDNGLVVNTVNGADDRWSATQVANLTYCVSTKFGTRHDDIVAAMSAGAGLWEAASSRINFVYVPAQDRSCTTRNNAVLFSVEPVSTTQYIARAFFPSTPKRQRNVLVDDSIWTSGTWEPGDILGHELGHTLGFRHEHTRPEAGTCFEDNNWRPLTPYDSSSIMHYPQCNGGSADLEFQASDAAGARALYGS
- a CDS encoding dihydrofolate reductase family protein — encoded protein: MAVRVDLNISLDGFATTTDQTPENPFGDDWPRLTGAYVATRTFRERVLHDTSGAGTTGVDDAYAQAYFAELGAEIMGAGMFGLHDFPDDPDWRGWWGDEPPFRIPVFVLTHGAPRPPIEMAGGTTFHFLSATPREALHRALEVADGKDVRVGGGASVVRDFLAAGLVDQLHVAIAPILLGRGIRLWDDLRGLESGYDVVTETAESGTVHVTFRR
- a CDS encoding EamA family transporter; the encoded protein is MNRQARLGMVVTALAIVYVVWGSTYLGIRVVVEEMPPLTSMGARFVAAGLLLSVVLRLRGVRLGVSRAQLLGAATLGLLLPLLGNGLVAVGESKGAPSGVAALLVAAVPLWVVAYRVGSGDRPRGWSVLGVLLGFAGLAWLVLGGRDQGDVPIVGAAFVLAASGFWAFGSWVQPRLTLPENPFVVAVHEMWTGGVMMVALGLVLGESPTPLAYDARAWLAWAYLVVIGSMVAFTAYVWLLSNAPISLVATYAYVNPVVAVLLGWAILDEPVTRAVLVGGLVIVAAVAVVITVERPRRTVEDPALEPASPA
- a CDS encoding glycosyltransferase family 4 protein, which codes for MTVHVVVPDGVDDPRRPSGGNVYDRRLVAGLVALGREVREHRVGAVGLARVLAELPDDAVVLVDGLVASTDDVLVVESHRLRVAVLLHMPGSGPAEPAVLRAVRAVVTTSAWTGRWVREAAGVPADRVHVARPGVDRGPLATGTAAGANLLCVGPLTTAKGYADLLAALADVRDLDWTCRCVGASDLEPAVADALRGVGRVELTGPLSPAELDRLRAVSDLVLAPSHRESYGMALAEGLGRGLPAIATDVGGHPEALGTADDGTLPGILVPVGDPAALGGALRGWLTDAGLRARWRTAAAQRRLRLGTWADTAALVAGVLNRTGPAVVRTGEGRS
- a CDS encoding ANTAR domain-containing protein encodes the protein MAGQSIPSHGSPRAGRFTHDVTTGTWKWDDEVFRIHGMEPGDLEPTTEYVLGCAAPEDRERIAEVLIRSTTTGEPFSVCYLLAAEDDVERRVVLVSEGGVCDPSTEVPVTQLDGYYVDLTDDFAQVASEEAREAVAASAEHRAAIEQAKGSLMLAYGLDADQAFAMLRWWSRSKNMKVRDLAEHLTQVASNGDLTDQPLRRTMDNLLYDGAAPGPESTP
- a CDS encoding DUF5994 family protein; amino-acid sequence: MSAPEFRYPHRHPDALGLLRLRLTDGHDPSLADGLWLPYGRDLAREGAHLVDEFPVERGRVDRLAYAPGDWEAGATAIFTRYGRVKAGSLPEERGRGLVLLRLHTCEVLRIRIAWPGSGRAPG